The following nucleotide sequence is from Rubrobacter radiotolerans DSM 5868.
CGCCCGCTCTGGCGCGCCCGCCGGAGCGCCCGCTCCTCGGCGGAGGCGGAGAGAAACACCTTCACCTCCGCGTCGGGAAGCACGACCGTCCCGATGTCCCGGCCTTCTACAACGGCCCCTCCGTCCCTTCTCGCCGCTCGGGCGGCCTCGCGCTGGACCTCGACGAGCACCTCCCGGAGCTTCGGGTGCGAGGAGACGCGCGAGGCCGCCGCAGAGACCTCCGGGGTCCTGAGCTCGGCATCCGGGACGGTCTCGCCGTCGACGCTGACCGTCTCTCCCCTGAGGCGAACCCGCCGGGCGAGCGCGGCGAGCGCGGCCTCGTCCCCGGTCCCGACGCCCTCCTCCAGGGAGAGCTTCGCGACGGCCCGGTACGTCGCGCCGGTGTTGAGGTTGACGAGCCCGAGCCGCCGCGCAACCTCCCGCGCAACCGTGCTCTTCCCGCTCCCGGCCGGCCCGTCTATCGCGACGAGGATACCCCCGCGGGTACCCCCGTCCTGCGCGCCGCTTGCGGCTCCCGCCGCCCTGTTGTCCGTGTCCCCGTCCATAACCTCAGGGAGTATAGCCCAGAAGAGCCCCGGCTCCGTCCGCTACCCCCCGCCGAGCGCGGCCAGCCGACGAAAGTAGTCCGGAAGCGTCTTCGTTACGCAGGCCGGGTCCTTTATCCCGATGCCGGGCCGAACGAGCCCGACGAGCGCGAAGGACATCGCGATCCTGTGGTCTTCGTAGGTCTCGATCTCCGCCGCTCTTACAGGCCCGGGTATTATGTGGATACCGTCGCGGGACTCCCGGGCTTCGACGCCGAGCCGTTCGAGCTCGGTGGCGACGGCGTGGATGCGGTCGGTCTCCTGGTAGCGGGTGTGCTCTATTCCGGTGATCGTCGTCGGGGAGCTTGCGAACGGGGCGAGGGCGGCGAGGGTGATAAAGGTGTCGGAGATCTCGTTCATGTCCACCGCCACGCCCTTCAGGTCGCCGTTTTCGGGGCCGCGGACCTCGGTGTAGCCCTCCGCGACCTCAACGGAGCAGCCCATCCTCCGGAGGACCTCGGTGAAGCGGAGGTCGCCCTGGCTCGAGCCCTGCCCGAGGCCCTCGACCCGGACCCGGCCGCCGGTCAGGGCCGCCGCGGCAAAGAAGTACGAGGCCCCCGAGGCGTCCGGCTCGACGGCGTAGTCCGTTGCGCGGTAGGTGGCGGGCTCTACGTAGAACTCCCCTTCCGAGGGGCGACCGACCTCGACGCCGAAGGCGCGCATCACAGCGGTCGTTATGCCGACGTAGGGCTTCGAGACGAGATCCCCCTCGACAGCGAGCGTCACCGGCTCTCTGGCTGCTGGGGCCGAGATCAGGACCCCACTCAAAAACTGGCTGCTCTTCGCGCTTCGCACGACGGCCCGTCCGCCGCGAAGGCCGCCCCGAACGACGAGCGGGAAGCGACCCTCCTCCCCGGCGTACTCGATGCGCGCGCCGAGCTGGCCGAGCGCGTCCACGAGGTCGGAGATCGGCCGCTCGCGCATCCTCGGTACGCCGTCTATGCGGTACGGACCCTCCCCGAGCGTCAGCGCCCCGGGGAGGAACCTCGCCGCCGTCCCGGCGTTCCCGACAAAGACCTCCCCGCTCGGGCGGGGGATCTTCCCTGCCCCGCCGCCGACCGTTACGTGTCCGCCTTCTACCACCTCCACGGGGAAGCCGAGGTCCGAGAGCGACTTCATGAGCCAGAACGAGTCGTCCGAGAGGAGCGGGTTCAGAAGGGTCGTCCGGCCCTCCGCGAGCGCGGCGATGACGAGCGCCCGGTTTGTAACGGACTTCGAGCCCGGCACCCGGACCGTTGCGTCCGGCGGCCTCTCAAGCGGGGGGACCTCGATCCTCTCCGGGAACTCTCCCCGAACGTCCTTTACGCCGAAGTCGCGACCCGGCACCCCGAGCGGGACACCCGCCGGTCCCCCGGGCGTCGTCCCGCTCAAGGCGCGGTCCTTGCCGTCCCGGGGCCGGAGTCTACGACGCCGGGGAAGAGAGCGAGAAGCTCCTCCCGCGAGAGCGGACGGTGCTCTCCCGCCTGGAGGTCCCCGAGCCGGACCGGCCCGACCCTTACCCGCGAGAGAGAGAGGAGCCGGAGCCCGGCCGCGGCGCAGGCCCGGCGTACTATGCGGTTACGGCCTTCGTGGATCGTCATGTTCAACTGTACCTTGCGTCCCTTCTTTCTTGGTCTCGTGAGCTTCGGGGGGAGCATGGGGCCGTCGTCGAGCAGGGGTCCGGCGGCGAGCCGGTCTAGGGCTTCGTCGGGGACGGGGGGCGCGAGAAGGAGGGCGTACTCCTTCTCGACGGTGTAGGACGGGTGGGCGACGAGGTTCGCGAAGTCTCCGTCGTTGGTGAGGAGGATCAGGCCGGTCGTCTGCGCGTCGAGCCTGCCGACGGGGACGAGGCCCGGGACGTCGGGCATCAGGTCGGCGACGGTCGGGCGTCCCCGGTCGTCGCTCATCGCGCTCAGATATCCGGAGGGCTTGTTCAGCGCGAGGTAGACCCGGCTCTCCGGGAGTTCCACCGGCCGCCCGTCGAGCGTTACCCGGTCTTCGGGCCCGACGGTCCGGCCAAGCTCGGCAATCTCGCCGCCAACGGCGACGCGGCCGGAGACGATCAGGGCCTCCGCCTTTCTTCGCGACGGCGCGGCCCCGGCCCGCGCGAGGTAGGTCTGGAGCCTCAAGGCCCCTCCACCGGCTCCCCGGGAGACTCCCCGCGGGCGGCGAGGACGCGCTCGCGGACGCGCGAGAGCTCCTCCTCGGAGACAAGGGAGTCGAGGCTCGGGAAGCTTGCGCGCGAGTCCGTCCCCGAGGCGATAAAGAAGTCCTCCGAGAGATCGAGAAGCGACGGCGCGCCCGGACCCTCGCCGTCGCGTCCCGACTCGACGAGGAGGCCGCGCTCGATCATGCCGCGCACGACGGCGTCGGAGTTGACGCCCCGGACCCGGGAGATCTGCGCCCGCGTAACCGGTCCGAGGTAGAGCACGCACGAGAGCACCTCGAGCGCCGCTCCCGAGAGCGGTGACGGCCGCGCCTCACCCCGGTAGCGCTCGACGACGGGGGCGAGGTCCGGGTCGGTGGCGAGCTGGAAGCCGCCCCCAACGCGCCGCACGACGAGCGCCGAGCCCTCCCCGGCGTACCGCTCCGCAAGCGCGGCGAGCGCCGCCGCGACCCGCTCCTCAGCGAGGTCGGTGGCCCCGGCGAGCTCCTTCAGGGAGACCGGACGGCCGCTCACGAAGAGTACGGCCTCGACCTTCGCAGCGTCCGGGAAGCCTGTGTCGGGTGTGCGGGTCACGAGGCTTCCGGCCGGGGGAGATCCGAGGCGCGGCTCGCCGCGAGGGTGAGCGGCCCGAGCGGCTCCTCCTGAAGGAGCGCGAGGCTCCCCTCGTGCGCGAGGGAGAGCGCGGCGGCGAAGGTCACGGCCTGCCGGAGGCGGTCCATCCCGGCCGTGAGGTCCTCGAAGAGCAAGGATTCCCGGCCGGAGAGCGCGGCGCGGATGTGGGCGATCAGGTCCTGCACCGTCACGGTTACGCTCCCGAGGTGCGCGACGCTCGGCTCCTCCAGGCGCGAGAAGATCCGGCGCGCCGCGAGCGTGAGGCGCTTGGGGTCCACGCGCAGAGCGCCGGGCTTCGGCCGAAGCTCGTGTCCGGTCGCGTGGTATCCGGCGTTACGTTCGATCCGGGCTCCGATCCCCTCCGCGCCGCGCCGGACCTTCAGGTAGAGCGCGAGCCTCTCGGCAAGCTCGGCCGGGTCTATCTCCGGCTCGGCGAAGTCCGGCTCGGGCTCCGAGAGCGGCAGGAGGGTCCGGCTCTTGAGCAGCACGAGCGAGGAGGCGGAGCTTGCGAACTCCGCGTCGCGCTCCAGAAGGTCCGGGGAGGCATCGTCGCGGCCGGTCAGGTATAGGTCTATAAGCTCCTTGAGAGGGACCTCGAAGATCTCCACCTCGTCCTTGAGGACGAGCGCGAGCAACCACTCGTAGGGGCCGGAGTAGACGTCGAGCTCGACCGTGAAGCCCGAGAGCGGCCTCCCGGCCCGACTCTCCTCCACACTACCCGTCCCTTCGCGCTCCGGGATCAACGCACCTCTCTGTGCAGCGGGATGACCGCGCTCACGGGGGTGTGGTCCTGTCCGGTCGTGCGGGCGAGGACCGGATCTACGACGCGGCCCTCGGCGACCGCGACGCCGCGCCTGAGGCCCGCGTCGGCGTTGAGGGCGTCGGGGAGCCCGAGTCCGGCGAGGCTCCTCACGTACGGCAGGAGCGCGTTCGAGAGGGCGCGCGTCGCGGTCACCGGCACCGAGGCGGGGATGTTCCTCACGCAGTAGTGCGTAACGCCGTTCTCGCTGAAGACCGGCTCCGAGAGCGTCGTCGGGCGCGAGGTCTCGACGCAACCGCCGTTGTCCACGTCCACGTCCACGATCACGGCCCCGGGCTTCATCCGCGCGACGGTCTCCCGGTCCACGAGCGCCGGGGTCCTCGAGCTTGCGATGTGGACCGCCCCGATAAGCAGGTCCGCCTCCGGGACGGCCTGCTCTATCGCCATCCCGCTGGAGGCGAGCGTGTTCACGCCCCGAAGTCGCTTGCCTTCGAGGTCCCTCAGGCGATCGAGGTCCCGGTCGAGGACCGTGACGTCGGCCCCAAGTCCGCTCGCGACCCGCGCGGCCGCCGAGCCGACGGTCCCGGCGCCGAGGATAACGACCCGCCCCGGCCTCACCCCGACCGAGCCGCCGAGAAGGATGCCCCGCCCTCCGGCCTGATACTGAAGGTAGTGGGCCCCGATCTGCGGAACGAGCCTCCCCCCGATCTCGCTCATCGGGGTGAGGATCGGCAACGTCCCCCGCCCGTTCCTTATCGCCTCGGCGGCGATGGCGACGCAGCGGCTCTCAAGAAGTCTCTCAAGCGGCTCGGGGTTCACCGGCAGCGAGAGAAAGGCTAGCAGCACCATCCCCTCTCTCAGGTGCGGATACTCCTCCGGCGAGGGGGCGTACACCTTGACCAAAAGCTCGGACTCCTCGTAGACGCGCCCAACCTCCCCGGCGACGACCGCCCCGGCCTCCCGGTAGCGCTCGTCCGGGATGCCCGAGGCGACTCCGGCACCGGCCTCGACAACGACCCGGTGTCCCGCACTCGTCAGCTCGTTGACGGCGTACGGCCCGAGCGCGACCCGGCTCTCGTCCGCGTGCCGCTCGCGCACGACCCCGATCCTCACTCCTCACCTCCCGCCCCGCCGAGCGCGACCCTGACGGCGGCCGCCGCAGCGTCGAAAAATACCGGGTCCTCCGTGTAGCCTCGTCCCATACTCGTGAAGGTTACCCCGAACCTCTCTTGCAATCCACCGGCTCCGGCTGCGGGGACGGCCCGGTGTCTTGCGGGCAACTCCGTCCGGGCGACGAGCTCGCGTCCGGACTCTGGGACGGCGACCCGGCATCCGACGGGCGTCGCCCGCAGCGCCGTCAGGGTGTGGTGTGAGACCCCCCGGTGCCTCTTCCGTCCGTCCGCTCCGGAGAGCCTCGGCGCGAGGACCGGCTCCCCCCCGAGCGCCGCCGCGGCGTTCAGGGCGCTCGCTACGGACATCCCGCCGTGCCCGTAGCGCGTCGCCGTACCGACGACGCCCGGGCCGATCCCGACCACGACGAGGTCCGCTCCGCTCTCGAAACGGGCCGCGGCCTCCAGCGCGGCGTAGACGTTCGGGGCCTCGATGTCTCCGCCGAAGCACGCCCCCGAGCTTACGGAGCAGGCGAGCAAGCCCAGCGCTTTCAGCCGTCCGACCGTCCGGGAGAACCCGAGCGCGAGCGCCCCGCCCTCCTGGCAGACAAAGACGACCCGCCGCGCGCCGAGGTCTCGCGCGGCGCAGCAGGCGGGCGCAAGGTGCGAGTGGAGCGGCAGCACGACCGTTGGAACTCCCCTGAGCGGCTCCGGGTCCTCCCCGGCTCCCTCAGCCGGCTCGCAGGCGAACTGGAGCGGCGTGTACGGGAGCTTGACGAAGTGGTCCCGGTTCCTCTCGGCCTCGCCGGTTGACCGCCCCGGCACGAGAAACACGACCCCGCCGGTCCCGAGCCCCATCTCGACCCCGAGCGCGTTCACGAGCACGACCTCCCCGACCTGCGGCTCCGGCCCGAACTCCGGGTAGGCGCAGGCGAAGAACGTCTCCCCGGCGAGCGGGCCCTGCGTCAACCTCACCCGAAGCCCCCCGCTCCCCTCACCGCCCCCGAGCACCTCCGCCCGCCTGAGAACGGCCCCGCTCATCCGGGTTCGTCGCTCCCTTTCTCAAGTGCGACCTCCACGACCGCATCAAGCCGCACCCCGAGGTCCGCAAACCCGAACAGGAGCCGCTCGCAGGCGTGCGCAAGGTCCCGTTCGCCCCTCGCCATCACCCCAAGCTCGCACCCGACCTCCCCCTCCCGGCCTCCCTCGTGCAGGATCCGGACCGAACAACCAGCCCCCAGCCCGGCCGACACTTGTATTATGTGGTTACGTAGGGTTGAAACGGGGTGTTTGGCGGGTGGTTGCGGAGTGGTGAGGTTGACGGTAAGGGTCGCGCTCGCCGAAGGTTTTGCGAGCGCGACGTCTTTCCGGGGTCTTTCGGGGTCTTTCAGGTGCGGGACTCCTCGGGGAGGGTTTCGGCGGGCGCGGCCTTTTCGGGGAGGCAGGCCTCGACGAAGCCCCGGAAGAGCGGGTGCGGGTCGAGGGGCCGGCTCTTGAACTCCGGGTGGAACTGGCTTGCGATAAAGAAGGGGTGGTCTTTCAGTTCGGCGATCTCGACGAGGCGACCGTCGGGCGAGGTGCCGGAGAAGACCATACCCGCTTCGGTGAGGACGTCGCGGTACTCGTTGTTGACCTCGTAGCGGTGGCGGTGGCGTTCCTGGACCTCGTCGGTGCCGTAGACTTTTCGGGCGAGCGAGCCCGCCTGAAGCTTGCAGGGGTAGGAGCCGAGGCGCATCGTGCCCCCCATGTCCACTCCTATCTGATCCGGCATGATCGCGATAACCGGGTGCGGGGTGTCCTCGTCGAACTCGGTGGAGTTTGCGAGCTCCAGTCCGGCGACGTTGCGCGCGTACTCGATAACCGCAACCTGCATCCCGAGGCACAGCCCGAGGTAGGGTGTTGCGGACTCGCGGGCGTAGCGGGCGGCTTCGAGCTTGCCCTCGATGCCGCGCGAGCCGAACCCGTGCAGGACGAGCACCCCGTCCGCCCCGGAGAGCCGCTCGCGGGTCGCCCCGGCGTCCTTGAGAAGCTCAGCGTCGACCCAGTCGAGCTCTACCTTAACGCCGTTCGCCCCGCCCGCGTGCTCCAGCGACTCGACGACCGAGAGGTAGGCGTCCTTGAGCTTGATGTATTTCCCGATCACGGCCACCCGGACGGACTCCTTCGCCCCTTTCAGACGCCGGACGAGGTCGCGCCACTCGTCAAGGTCGGCTTCGGGGACGGGGAGGCCGAGCTTCTCGAGGACGTGCGCGTCGAGCCCGGCCTCGTGGAGGTGGAGCGGGATGTCGTAGAGCGACTCGACGTCCTCGGCCGGGATAACCGAGTCCGGCTCCACGTCGCCGAAGAGGGAGATCTTCTTCCGGATGTCCTCGCCCATCGGCCGGTCGACGCGGCAGACGAGCACGTCGGCGGAGATGCCGATCTCCCTCAGGCGCTGCGCCGAGTGCTGGGTCGGCTTTGTCTTCAGCTCCCCGGCGGCCTCGATGTAGGGGACGTAGGAGACGTGCATGTAGAGGACGTTGCGGCGGCCGACGTCGTTTCGGAACTGCCTTATCGCTTCAAGGAACGGCAGGCTCTCGATATCGCCGACGGTGCCGCCGATCTCGGTTATAACGATGTCCTTGTCCTTGCCCAGACGGCCTATCCTGCTCTTGATCTCGTTTGTTATGTGCGGGATGACCTGCACCGTCGCCCCGAGGTAGTCGCCCCTTCTCTCGCGCTGGATGACCTCCCAGTACACGCTCCCGCTCGTCACGTT
It contains:
- the ald gene encoding alanine dehydrogenase, whose amino-acid sequence is MRIGVVRERHADESRVALGPYAVNELTSAGHRVVVEAGAGVASGIPDERYREAGAVVAGEVGRVYEESELLVKVYAPSPEEYPHLREGMVLLAFLSLPVNPEPLERLLESRCVAIAAEAIRNGRGTLPILTPMSEIGGRLVPQIGAHYLQYQAGGRGILLGGSVGVRPGRVVILGAGTVGSAAARVASGLGADVTVLDRDLDRLRDLEGKRLRGVNTLASSGMAIEQAVPEADLLIGAVHIASSRTPALVDRETVARMKPGAVIVDVDVDNGGCVETSRPTTLSEPVFSENGVTHYCVRNIPASVPVTATRALSNALLPYVRSLAGLGLPDALNADAGLRRGVAVAEGRVVDPVLARTTGQDHTPVSAVIPLHREVR
- the cmk gene encoding (d)CMP kinase; its protein translation is MDGDTDNRAAGAASGAQDGGTRGGILVAIDGPAGSGKSTVAREVARRLGLVNLNTGATYRAVAKLSLEEGVGTGDEAALAALARRVRLRGETVSVDGETVPDAELRTPEVSAAASRVSSHPKLREVLVEVQREAARAARRDGGAVVEGRDIGTVVLPDAEVKVFLSASAEERALRRARQSGREAELERIRVAMAERDRQDSEREASPLRAAPGAERLDTTGMSLDEVVERVLGLAREASSPDRDPSGETPTDETSGREV
- the scpB gene encoding SMC-Scp complex subunit ScpB → MTRTPDTGFPDAAKVEAVLFVSGRPVSLKELAGATDLAEERVAAALAALAERYAGEGSALVVRRVGGGFQLATDPDLAPVVERYRGEARPSPLSGAALEVLSCVLYLGPVTRAQISRVRGVNSDAVVRGMIERGLLVESGRDGEGPGAPSLLDLSEDFFIASGTDSRASFPSLDSLVSEEELSRVRERVLAARGESPGEPVEGP
- the aroA gene encoding 3-phosphoshikimate 1-carboxyvinyltransferase; amino-acid sequence: MSGTTPGGPAGVPLGVPGRDFGVKDVRGEFPERIEVPPLERPPDATVRVPGSKSVTNRALVIAALAEGRTTLLNPLLSDDSFWLMKSLSDLGFPVEVVEGGHVTVGGGAGKIPRPSGEVFVGNAGTAARFLPGALTLGEGPYRIDGVPRMRERPISDLVDALGQLGARIEYAGEEGRFPLVVRGGLRGGRAVVRSAKSSQFLSGVLISAPAAREPVTLAVEGDLVSKPYVGITTAVMRAFGVEVGRPSEGEFYVEPATYRATDYAVEPDASGASYFFAAAALTGGRVRVEGLGQGSSQGDLRFTEVLRRMGCSVEVAEGYTEVRGPENGDLKGVAVDMNEISDTFITLAALAPFASSPTTITGIEHTRYQETDRIHAVATELERLGVEARESRDGIHIIPGPVRAAEIETYEDHRIAMSFALVGLVRPGIGIKDPACVTKTLPDYFRRLAALGGG
- a CDS encoding CTP synthase, with amino-acid sequence MVGERQNADGTKYIFVTGGVVSSIGKGTSAASLAMLLKARGYRVVLQKFDPYINVDPGTMNPYQHGEVFVTEDGAETDLDLGHYERFLGENLGRLSNVTSGSVYWEVIQRERRGDYLGATVQVIPHITNEIKSRIGRLGKDKDIVITEIGGTVGDIESLPFLEAIRQFRNDVGRRNVLYMHVSYVPYIEAAGELKTKPTQHSAQRLREIGISADVLVCRVDRPMGEDIRKKISLFGDVEPDSVIPAEDVESLYDIPLHLHEAGLDAHVLEKLGLPVPEADLDEWRDLVRRLKGAKESVRVAVIGKYIKLKDAYLSVVESLEHAGGANGVKVELDWVDAELLKDAGATRERLSGADGVLVLHGFGSRGIEGKLEAARYARESATPYLGLCLGMQVAVIEYARNVAGLELANSTEFDEDTPHPVIAIMPDQIGVDMGGTMRLGSYPCKLQAGSLARKVYGTDEVQERHRHRYEVNNEYRDVLTEAGMVFSGTSPDGRLVEIAELKDHPFFIASQFHPEFKSRPLDPHPLFRGFVEACLPEKAAPAETLPEESRT
- a CDS encoding DUF3866 family protein, with the protein product MSGAVLRRAEVLGGGEGSGGLRVRLTQGPLAGETFFACAYPEFGPEPQVGEVVLVNALGVEMGLGTGGVVFLVPGRSTGEAERNRDHFVKLPYTPLQFACEPAEGAGEDPEPLRGVPTVVLPLHSHLAPACCAARDLGARRVVFVCQEGGALALGFSRTVGRLKALGLLACSVSSGACFGGDIEAPNVYAALEAAARFESGADLVVVGIGPGVVGTATRYGHGGMSVASALNAAAALGGEPVLAPRLSGADGRKRHRGVSHHTLTALRATPVGCRVAVPESGRELVARTELPARHRAVPAAGAGGLQERFGVTFTSMGRGYTEDPVFFDAAAAAVRVALGGAGGEE
- a CDS encoding segregation and condensation protein A, which produces MIPEREGTGSVEESRAGRPLSGFTVELDVYSGPYEWLLALVLKDEVEIFEVPLKELIDLYLTGRDDASPDLLERDAEFASSASSLVLLKSRTLLPLSEPEPDFAEPEIDPAELAERLALYLKVRRGAEGIGARIERNAGYHATGHELRPKPGALRVDPKRLTLAARRIFSRLEEPSVAHLGSVTVTVQDLIAHIRAALSGRESLLFEDLTAGMDRLRQAVTFAAALSLAHEGSLALLQEEPLGPLTLAASRASDLPRPEAS
- a CDS encoding pseudouridine synthase gives rise to the protein MRLQTYLARAGAAPSRRKAEALIVSGRVAVGGEIAELGRTVGPEDRVTLDGRPVELPESRVYLALNKPSGYLSAMSDDRGRPTVADLMPDVPGLVPVGRLDAQTTGLILLTNDGDFANLVAHPSYTVEKEYALLLAPPVPDEALDRLAAGPLLDDGPMLPPKLTRPRKKGRKVQLNMTIHEGRNRIVRRACAAAGLRLLSLSRVRVGPVRLGDLQAGEHRPLSREELLALFPGVVDSGPGTARTAP